The Geomonas agri genome contains the following window.
GGAGCGCGAGAACATCGGCGTCGGCGGAAAGCTGCTGTCAGACATCCTCAAGTAAAGGCACAGGAGGCCACATGAAAAAGAGTCTGGGCAAAGGGACCCACGCCATGCCGACCCCGGTTTGGCTGGTGGGAAGTTACGACCTGGCGGGCAAGCCGAACCTGGCCACCATCGCCTGGGGCGGCGTCTGCAGTTCCGATCCGGCCGCAGTCACTATCTCGCTGCGCAAGTCGCGCCACAGTTACGACGCCATTCTGAAGCACGGCGCCTTCACGGTGAATATCCCGTCGCAGCAGTTTGCCGTCGAGGCCGACTACGCCGGTATCGCTTCGGGCAAAACCGAGGACAAGTTCGCCAAGGCCGGGCTCACCGCCGTCAAAAGCGACCTGGTCGATGCGCCCTATGTCGCGGAATTTCCGCTGGTCATCGAATGCCGCCTGTTGCAGACCGTCGAGATCGGGGTGCACACCCAGTTCATCGGCGAGATCGTCGATGTGAAGGCAGACGAGTCCGTCCTCGATGGCAACGGCCTGCCTGATCCGGACAAGGTGCGGCCGATCATCTACAGCCCCACCAACCGTATCTACTACGGCCTGGGTGAAGCAGTCGGCAAGGGATTCGATATCGGCAAAGAGTTGATGAAGTAACTGGAGGGTTGCCGTCGCTACGGTATAATCGTTCCCGTCATTAAGCCAAGGCGCCCTGCCCCCTCCTCAAAGGGGGCAAGGTTCCAACCGGGGACGATCATGGACGACGAAACCTTCAAGAACGAAGTACTGGACCGGCTGCAACAAATCATCGAGATGCTGACCTCGATCCTCCCGGAGGCGTGCCTCGAGGAAGTCGAGGAAACGCCTGCTCCCCTAACCCGCCCCGAGGTGGAGCAGGCGCGTAACCCGTACGGCATCGGCGAGGAAATGCAGGACGACTATCGGTCAGCCCTCGAAAAGTGGAAACTCGAACACGGCAGTGTCTGAACCGGACTCTGCCGTAAAGGAACTGGCCGGTGGTCCCGACGCAGATTGCGCAGATGGGCCATCGGCCTTTCATTTACACCTACGAGCCCCCCCCCGTCCCTCCTTTCGCAAAGGGGGGACAGGGAGGATTTTCCTAACGTCCGCACCCTCTCCCAACCACGAACCGCTCCTCGAACTCCAAGGTCACCCTTCTCAGCGGCTCATCCAGAAACCCGAGCGCGCTCTGAGCGACGTAGGCCGGGACCCCGCCATAAAATGCCTGTGCAATCCCCCCGGTTATGCAGGCAAGGGTGTCGGAATCACCTCCGAGCGAAACGGCAAGGCGCAGGGCACTCTCGAAGTCGCTCGAGTCGAAGAAGGCAGCCAGCGCCTGGGGGAGCGTCCCCTGGCAGGAGACGTCGAAGCGATAGTCCGGACGGATGTCGTCGCAACCACGGGAAAGGTCGTAGCCGAATCGACCGGCGATGAAACTGCGTATCTCCGCCTTGGTGCCGCCGGTGCGCGCGAGATAGATTGCAGTAGCAGCGGCCTGCGCGCCGCGCACCCCCTCCGGATGACCGTGGGTGGGAAGGGTGTACTCCTCGGCCTTTTGTAGCACCTCGCCCAGTGAATCGAAGGCCCATGCCGCAGGCGAGATACGCATTGCCGAGCCGTTGCCCCAGCTGTAATAGGGAGCAGCATCGTCGCTGGCGGCCCAGCGCGCGAAATTCTTGCCGTACCCGGCCTCTGGATACCTGCGATAGTAGCGCCGCATCACCTGCGGGTATGATTCACCGCTCATGATCGCCTCGGCGAGCGCCACGGTGAGCACAGTGTCGTCGGTGAAACGGCAGTGGTCCTGGAACAGTGGAAACTCAGTGGTCTTGATGTTGTTCCACTCGTAGATCGATCCCACGATGTCGCCGGTCAGGGCACCAAGCATGTCATCCCCCTACCCCTTTAGCCGGGGTTTTGGTATCATCACTTGCCATGAACTACCTCTTCCACCTCTACTTATCCGGGAACGACCCCGCCATCATCACCGGCAACTTCATGGGGGACTTCGTCAAGGGCCCGCTTGCTGACCGGTTCCCGGAGCGCCTGCGTCAAGGTCTTGCGCTGCACCGGCGTATCGACTCCTTCGCCCAAGGTCATCCAGCCTTCACCGCCAGCCGCCTGCGCATCGCCCAGGAATTCGGCCTGTACCGCGGCATCTTGGTCGACCTGTACTACGATCATTTCCTCGCCAGCGGGTGGCGACACTGGCATGACGATCCCCTGCCGGTCTACCTCGGGCGGATCAGGAAAATCGTAGAGGGAAACCGAGACCTGCTGCCGCAACCGCTGCAGAGGCTGGTCCCGATTATCTTCGAGGACATGATCCCCTCTTACCTCACTACCGACGGTATTGCCGGTGCCCTGCAGCGCATGTCCAGACGCGTGCCGCGTGCTAATCCCCTGGCCGGTGGCGGCAGCGAGCTTACCCGCAACTATTCAATATTGCAAGAAGATTTTCTGCAATTCCTCCCCGATGTACATCGATGCGCACGGCAGTTTTTGCACGATTGAAACAGCAATTGCAGCTCCGAGTTTGCAACTGTTAGGACGCAGAAGGTATTTTGTTTTCCCTTTGGCAGATACTGTCACAGTAACATCGGCCACTGTATTTCGTTAACACCCCTATCATCCCTCTCACGGCCCACCACCCCTAGCAGTTCTCCAAGTCGAAACTTCAATTGCAAAAATTCATAAGATAAGTCATAAAAGCGCAACAATCCGCTTGAATAGAAGCCCGCCCCGCGGTAAATTAAAGCGCTGTATTGATGTCGCCCCTGGAGAAGAACGATAGACACGATCCACCTGCTCATCTTCGCCCTAGACGGCACACGCTACGCCTTGAGACTGGAACAGGTCACCAGGGTCATCAGGGCTGCGGCGCTCACCACGATCCCCTATGCCCCGGATGTCGTACTCGGCATCCTAGACCTGCAGGGGGATGTCATCCCCGTCATAAACCTGAGAAGGCGGTTCGGGTTGCCTGAGCGGCCCATCGGCTGCGAAGACCACTTCGTCGTTGCCCGAACCCAAAGGCTCGCCTTGGCACTCCACGTCGATACGACGGAAGGTGTGTGCGAGTTACCCCCCGGGGCACTCCTGCCACCGGACAAGATCGTCGCCGGGACGGAATTCCTGGCCGGCGTTACCCGGACTGCCGACGGGCTGGTACTGATCCACGACCTGGACACCCTGCTCTTCCCCGAGGAAGAAGCGCAGATCCGGGCTGTTCTGGAGCAGGCGTAGCGTGGCGGGCGATAAACACCACGCGCTGCCAGTTTTCGCAGGATTCGTAGGTAGGAACCTCGGGTTGCACTTTCCCGAGGCGCGCCTGGGTGACCTGGCGCTGAAAATGACCGCGCTGGCACGGGAGGCGGGTTTCAAGGACCTTGACCGCTACCTGTTCCAACTCATGGCGGCTCCGCTCTCCCAGGAACAGATGAATGCCCTTAGCGGGGCCTTGACCATCGGTGAAACCTATTTCCTGCGCGACCCCAAGAGCTACCGGGTGCTCGAACAGCAGATACTCCCCGGGCTCATTGCGGCGCGTCGGCGCGGCGGCAGGACCCTCAAGATCTGGAGTGCCGGGTGCTCCACAGGCGAGGAGCCCTACTCCATCGCCATCATCCTTAGTCGACTGTTGCGTGATCTTCCGGACTGGAAGATCACGCTGCTTGGCACCGATATCAACGTTGACGCTCTGGAACGGGCACACAGGGGGGTGTACGGCAAATGGTCCTTCCGCAACGCACCGCAGTGGATCATGGAGTACTTCACCCCCGTCGGGGACGGCCAGTTTGAAATCGTGCCCCGCATCCGCGAGATGGTGCAGTTCAGCCCGTTGAACCTGGCCGACGACACCGGCCATGCCCTCACCAGCGGCACGGATATCATCTTCTGCCGCAATGTGATGCTCTACTTCCACACCGAGCAGATCGAGAAGACGGTAGGGAGGTTCCACGCTGCTTTGAAGCCGGGCGGATGGCTCTTCGTAGGCCCCACCGAGGTGGACCACCAAAGACTGCGCGGCTTCAGCTGCCACCACTACGACGGGGCCCTGGTGCTCAGAAAGGGAGAACAGCGCCGTAAAACGATGCGCCCAGCCGCCCCCATGCCGACACCGGTTCCGGCGGCAGCCCCGCTGGGGACGGCCTCTTCCGTTGCCTCCCACCGGGCCTTCCCTGATCCCTTGTCGTCGCAGGCGGAGCCCCTGCCGGGCAGCATCGAGCTGGCACGGACGGCGTATCGCGACGGGGAGTACCAGGAGGCGGCCCGGCTGGCCCTGTCCGCGCCGCACCTCCCCGAGAACCTTGCTCTTGCGGCGCGCTGCTACGCCAACCTGGGGCGGTACCAGGAGGCGCGGGAGCAGTGTGAAAAAACGCTGCGGCTGGAGCGCCTGAATCCTCATACCCACTACCTGCTTTCCATGATCCTGGAGCAGATGGGAGACGGCGAGGCAGCCGAAGCTGCACTGAAACGAGCACTGTACCTGGACCATGACTATCTGCTCGCCTACTTCGCCCTGGGGAACCTGTGCCGCAAGCGCGGTGAACTCCGGGAAGCCGAACAGAGTTTCGCAAACGCCCTGCGCCTTTTGCAGCGCTACGACCCGGCGGAGGTTCTGCCCGATGCCGAAGGGATCACGGCCGGGTTGCTGTCTCAGTTGATCAAGGGAATGAACGCCGGTTTGAACCGCAGGTAATACCGGCGGTACTACTGTTTCAGGAGATGGCGGATGTCGGTAAAGAGCTCCAGCATAGACTGGGCTGCACTGCTCAAGCGACAGGAAGCGGCATTCGCCGCGGCGGGCGCCCCCTCACGCGACCCTGAGCGCGAAAAGGCCCTGCTGGACGAACGGGCGCGCCTATTAAGCCGGCAACCTGAACGCCCGTCGGACGCGCAGGGGATCGAGTGCCTGGAGTTCCTGCTCTCCGGCGAACGCTACGCCATCGAAATCTGCTACGTGGCGGCCACCTTGCCGCTCACTGATTTCACGCCGCTTTTTTGTGCGCCCTCGTTCGTACTCGGGATCACCAACCTGCGCGGCCGCATCATTTCCATCGTCGACCTGCGCCGGTTCTTTGAACTGCCGGCCATGGGCCTTTCCGACCTGAACCGGGTCATCGTGGTGGGCAACGAGCAGATGGAGTTCGGCGTCCTCGCCGACAGCATCGTCGGCACCAGGACCGTCGCGCCCGGTGCCTTGCTCCCCATTCCCGACACCTTCACCGGCCCGAGGGAAGAGTACGTCGCCGGGGTGACCGAGCAGCGCCTTGCCCTGCTCGACATGGGGCGCATCCTCGCCGACCCGAGGATGGTGGTGCACGAAGAGGTGGGTTAAGGGCAGAATAAGATTAAGATTTAGATAGATACGCTTTTATGAGGGAGGTCGAGGATAGGTTCAGATGAGGAGAATTCTCTAAGTCTTAACCTTAATCTTGATCTTTCCTAGGGGGTTCCATGCTGAGTAACATGAAGATCCGTTCCCGACTGGCCGCGGGGTTTTCCGTCCTGGTGCTGTTCCTGATCCTGATCGGGGGGCTGTCCCTGAAGAACCTCGCCGCGCAAGGCCAGCTCCTGAGCGAGTTCTACGAACACCCCTTTGCGGTCACCAACGCCATCCAGCAGGTGGATACCAACATCACCCGCATGCATCGCGGCATGAAGGACGTCATCCTCTACAGCAACGACCGCGAGGACGTGGATGCCTCGGTGGCTGATATCGACAACTGCGAAAAGATCGTCTACCGCCAGCTTGCGCTTGCCAGGGACCGCTTCCCCGGGGACAAGTCAAAGCTCGACCAGATCAAGGAATCCATGGACCAGTGGAAGGTGATCCGGGCCAAGACCATCGACCTCGTGCGCCAGGGCAAGGTCAAGGAAGCCATCGCTTTCCACAAGTCCTACGCGCGGCGCACCGTGGCCCAGATCGACACCCAGGTGAACGAGGTGCTCAAGGATTCCTACACCGTCGCCGACAAGTTTGCCGCCGAGTCCAAGAAGAACCAGAGCACCACCTTCGCCATCACCGCGACCCTGGTGGTGCTGGCCGGCATCCTCGCTGCCCTCATCGCCTTCGCCATCACCGCCTCCATCACCAAGCCGCTCACTGACGCGGTGCAGGCCGCCGAGCGCCTGGCCCAGGGTGACGTTTCCGTCGAGCTCGGCAGCGACTCCGCCGACGAACTGGGCCAGTTGCTCAGGTCCATGGGCAAGGTGGTGCACTCCATGCGCCGCCTGGGGGAAACCGCCAACCGCATTGCCCTGGGCGACCTTGACGTCGACATTGCGCTCCTCTCCGATCGCGACGTCTTCGGCACCGCGATGCGCAACATGGTGGCTTCACTTAACAGCCTTGCCGACAATGCCGACCGCATCGCGTCCGGCGATCTCACCATCGAGGTCCTGCCCGCCTCCCCCAAGGACCGACTGGGCAACTCCTTCCGGATGATGACCAGCAACCTCAGGGAACTCACGGTGGAGATCGCCGAGGTGGTCAACGTGCTGGCCGGCTCCGCCGCGGAGATCATGACCACGGTAAGCGAGCTCGCCTCCAGCTCGGCCCAGACCGCCACCTCCATCTCCGAGACCAACGCCACCGTCCAGGAGATCCGCCAGACCACCGATCTCACTTCGCAGAAGTCGCGCCAGGTGTACGAGAGTGCGCACCGATCCACCCAGATCGCCCGCACCGGCCGCGAATCGGTCAACAGCGCCATCGGCGGCATGCAGGGCATCGACGAGCGCATGGGCTTCATCGCTGAACGCATCGTCAACCTCTCCGAACAAAGCCAGGCCATCGGCGAGATCATCGCCACCGTCGCCGACCTGGCCGAGCAGTCCAACCTTCTCGCTGTCAACGCGGCCATCGAGGCGGCCAAGGCGGGCGAGCACGGCAAGGGATTCGCCGTCGTGGCACAGGAGGTGAAAAACCTCGCCACCCAGTCCAAGCAGGCCACCTCTCAGGTCAGGAACATCATCGGCCAGATCCAGAAAGCGACCACTGCCGCGGTGCTCGCCACCGAGCAGGGGAGCAAGGCGGTTGAAGCCGGGGTGAAACAGTCCAGCGAGGCGGGAGAGTCGATCCGCCAGCTTGCCTCCAGCATCGAGGAGTCCTCCAACGCCACCCTGCAGATTGTCACCTCTACACAGGAGCAGGCCATCGGCATGGACCAAATCGCCATCGCCATCCAGAGCATCAACCAGGCCAGCGATCAGAACGTCGAAGGTTCGCGCCAGATCGAGGCTGCGGCCCGCAACCTCTACGAGCTGAACCAGAAGCTGCAGCAGCTGGTCAGCGGCTACAAGGTGGCATAACGGCCATGACTGCAGTAAACGGGGGAATCTCGCCGCATGCTTGACAGCGACGCCTTGCTCAAAGAGCTCCTGGCGACCTTCGACATGGAGGCCCGGGAGCATCTCGGGGAGCTCTCGACCCTGCTTCTTGCGCTGGAACGCGATCCGGACCTGGCAGAGCGCAAGCGCCTTTTGGAGTCGGTGTTCCGCCGCGTGCACACGCTCAAGGGAGCGGCGCATGCCGTGAACCTCCCGGACGTCGCCCTTGCCTGCCAGCAGCTCGAGGACGTCCTCGCCGAGCTGAAGCGTGGCGACCTCGCGCTTGGGCTGGAACAGTTCGACTCGCTGCACGTGAGCATCAACGACCTGGAGAAGCGGCTCTCCCTGGGACTGGCGGCAGCTTCTGCAGTTGCGCCCCATGTCCATCCTGCGGGGCCGCCCCACCCTGCCCCTGCGCCCCTGGTTGCACCTCCCGAGCCGGAGCAGCCTGCCGCGGTCGCCACCGTGACAGTTTCTGCGCCGGCAGCCACGCTCCAGGCCGTCACGCAACCCGTCACGCAACCCGCCCGCGTCCCGGAGCGCAAGCCGGCGCAGCAGCACCACGTTGCGGCACGCCCGCAGGGGGACGAGACCGTCCGCGTATCCGCCCGACTCCTGGAAGAACTCCTGCTGCAGTCGGAGGAACTCGTGTCTGCGAAACTCTCGGCATCCGCGCTCCACGAGGAGCTGGCGACCCTTGCCGGTGAGCTGGCAATGCGCCAGGGGGAGCGTGGCCGTGCCCTGGAGAGCGCGCGTAGGGTCAAGAAGGGCGCAACCGGACGTGAGGCCGCGCTCGCCGTGCAACTGGAGCAGAGTTGCCAGGCAGAGCGGCTCATCGAGGGGCGCCTGCGGCTCCTGGAGAAGGGGGCGGACAAGCATCTGAGATCGCTGCAGGGCATGCTCGACCCCCTTTTGGAGGAGATGAAGAAACTGCAGTTGCTCCCCTGCAGCACCGTCTGCGACCCCTTTGCCAAGCTGGTACGGGACCTCGCCCGCGAACTGGGCAAGGAGGCGGAATTCAGCTACCAGGGGGGGGAGCTGGAAATCGACCGCCGTATCTTGGCGGAACTGAAGGAGCCGCTGTTGCACCTGGTGCGTAACACGGTCGACCACGGTATCGAGGCACCAGAACAACGCGAGGCCGCTGGCAAACCTGCCAAGGGCGCCATCCGCCTCGACATCCGCCTGCAGGACGCGAACCGCGCTGAACTCGTCCTCGCAGACGACGGCGGCGGCATCGACGTCGCCCTGGTTAAAAACGCCGCGTTGAGGCTCGAGGTGGCCACCGACGAGGGGCTGGAGCGCATGTCCGACCGGGATGCGCTCCAGCTCATCTTCGAGTCCGGGCTCTCCACCAGCAAAACGGTAGGCAACGTTTCGGGACGCGGCGTGGGCCTTGCCATCGTGCGCGAGTCCCTGGAGCGTCTCGGCGGCCACGTTACCGTTTCAAGCACCCCTGGTTATGGCACCACGTTCCGGCTGGTTTTTCCCCTTTCATTCGCCAGGATACGCGGCCTGTTGGTCCAGGTGCGCGGCAGGGACTGCGTCATCCCGGCCAACAACGTCGAAGTGAGCTCGCGGGTGGCGCTTGCGGGCGTAAAACGGGTGGAGAACCGCGACACGGTGCTGGTGAACGGCGAGGTGGTCGCGCTGGTTTCTCTGGCTCGCATTCTCGAACTGGAACGGAGCGCTCCGGCGCAGCAGGAGAGCCTCTGCTTCGTGCTACTGCATGCCGGCGAAAAGAAGATCGCCTTCGCCGTGGACCAGGTGCTGGGGGTCCAGGAGATCCTGGTCAAGCCGCTGGGGCGGCAGTTGTCCCGGGTGCGCAACGTCTCAGGAGGTACCGTCCTCGGCAACGGCAAGGTGGTCCCGGTTTTAAACGTCGCCGACCTGTTCCGCTCTGCATTCGCCGTCGAGGCGCCAGCGGTGCCACTGGCCGCCCCCACCGCCAAAGCAAGGACGGTCTCGGTGCTCGTGGCGGAGGACTCCATCACCTCGCGCACGCTGCTCAAGAACATCCTGGAAGCGGCGGGCTACCGGGTGCGTACCGCCGTGGACGGGGCGGATGCGCTGTCCCAGTTGAGGGCCGAGCCATGCGACGTGGTCATCTCTGACATCGAGATGCCGCGCATGGACGGCTTCCAACTCACCGCTGCCATCCGTGCCGACAGCAGGCTGGCCACCCTCCCCGTGGTCCTGGTGACGGGATTGGAATCGCGCAGTGACCGGGAGCGGGGTATCGATGTCGGTGCCAGCGCCTACCTGGTGAAGAGCAGCTTCGACCAAGGCAACCTGGTCGAGGTCATCCAAAAACTAAGCTGACGAGGAACCACGTGATCAGACTGTTGGTGGTGGAAGATTCCAAAACGGTGCAGCGTGCCCTGGTGGCCGCCTTCGAGGCCGACCCGGACATCAAGGTGATCGGCACCGCAGAAACCGGCGAGGAAGCGGTCGAAGCGGCGAAATGCCTCCGTCCCGACCTGATCACCATGGACATCAACCTCCCAGGTATGGACGGCTTCGACGCCACCCGCGCCATCATGTCCACCTGCCCGGTCCCCATCGTCATCGTCACAGGGAAGATGAATCCCAAGGATTCCGCCACCCTGTTCCGGGTCATGGAGGCCGGCGCCCTGATGGTCCTCGCCAAGCCGGACCCGGTGGGGAGCCCGGGCTACCAGGACTCGGTGGCCAACCTGGTGCACCACCTGAAGCTGATGGCCGAGATCAAAGTAGTGCGGCGCATTTTCCCGTCGGGCAAGGTGGCGCCCCGCCCCGAGCGCCCGCTGCCTCCGCCCCCGGTACAACCGGTCAAGGTGGTGGCAATCGGGGCATCGACTGGGGGGCCGCCACTTTTGCGCCAGATACTGGCCGAACTGCCCGCCCCTTTTCCCGCCGCTGTGGTCGTTGTCCAGCACATGGCGGTCGGTTTCACGGAGAACTTCGTGCACTGGCTGAACCGCAGCTCGAAGCTTCCGGTACAGTTGGGGACCGACGGTGCTCAACTCGCCCCTGGGCAGGTCTACGTGGCACCGGACAACTGCCACATGGAGGTCACCTCCACCGGCAAGATCATCCTCACCGAAGCCGCCCCCGAGCACGGGGTACGCCCATCGGTCTCGGTCCTGTTCCGCTCGGTGGCACTAAGTTACGGCCGACACGCCATGGGGGTGCTCTTGACCGGGATGGGCAAGGACGGGGCGCTGGAGCTTAAGACGATCCGGGGGCGCGGCGGCATCACGGTCGCGCAGGACCGCGAGAGCTCCATGGTATTCGGCATGCCCGGAGAGGCCATAGAAATCGACGCGGCGCAGCACGTGCTGCCACCGGGAGCAATCATAGAACTGTTGCACAGGGTTACCAGTAAAAGCGCAAGCGCCGCTTCACGTTAAGGAAAGAGAAAAGATGGCCACCGACTACACCGCTGGTGCCGACCGGCACCATATACTCATCGTCGACGATAGCCCCACCCAGGCTAAGCTCCTTGAACAGATGCTGGCCGAACAGGGCTACCGGGTACGCACCGCGCGCAACGGCAGCGACGCCCTGGAAGTGATCCGCTCCGGGAGTCCCGACCTCGTCATCAGCGACATCCTCATGCCGGAAATGGACGGGTTCGAGTTGTGTCGCAGGGTCAGACAGCTCCACGACAAGGCACAGCTCCCCATTATCCTGCTTACCCACCTGAACGATCCGGCCGACGTCCTGCACAGCCTCGAGGTCGGTGCAGACTACTTCGTCTCCAAGCCCTACAGCCGTAAGCTCCTCCTGTCCCGCATCCGTTCGGTGCTCGAAGGGGAGCGTCTGTGTCGCCAGGGCGATGTCGAGGGGGAGGTTTCCGTCGGCTACCGCGGCAGGCAGTACCATGTCCACGCCGACTGCGCCCACACTCTGGAACTGCTGCTGGCGACCTACGAGATGGCGGCCGAGAAGAACCAGGAACTGCTGGGAGCCCAGGCCCTTCTCTCCAACCTGAACCGCGAGCTGGAGCAGCGGGTGCTGGAGCGGACCGCGGCGCTCACCCAGGAGACGGCGGAACGCCTGCAGGCACTGGAAGAGCTGCGCAAGAAGGACGAAGTGCTCATGCAGCAAAGCCGGCAGGCGGCCATGGGGGAGATGATCGGCAACATCGCGCACCAGTGGCGCCAGCCGCTCAACGCGGTCGGGCTCTTAGTCCAGGATCTCACCCTCTCCTACGAGTACGGCAACTTCAGCCGCGACTACCTCGAGTCCAGCACCGGCAAGATCATGCAGATGGTGCGGCACATGTCCCAGACCATCGACGACTTCAGGAACTTCTTCACCCCCGACAAGGAGAAGACGGAGTTCCACCTGGAAAAGGTGCTCCGGCGCACCCTGGCGCTCATCGACGGCAGCCTCAACGACAAGGGGATCACCATCGAACTGCAGGCCGGCGCGGTCCCCGCCGTGGTGGGGCACCCCAACGAGTTCTCCCAGGTACTGCTGAACATCATGAACAACGCCATGGACGCTTTCGGCGAGAGAAAGGTTCGGGCCCCGCGGCTCAAGGTGGTCCTCTCCAGCCACGAGGAGCGGGCCGTGGTCACCATCGCCGATAAC
Protein-coding sequences here:
- a CDS encoding hybrid sensor histidine kinase/response regulator; amino-acid sequence: MATDYTAGADRHHILIVDDSPTQAKLLEQMLAEQGYRVRTARNGSDALEVIRSGSPDLVISDILMPEMDGFELCRRVRQLHDKAQLPIILLTHLNDPADVLHSLEVGADYFVSKPYSRKLLLSRIRSVLEGERLCRQGDVEGEVSVGYRGRQYHVHADCAHTLELLLATYEMAAEKNQELLGAQALLSNLNRELEQRVLERTAALTQETAERLQALEELRKKDEVLMQQSRQAAMGEMIGNIAHQWRQPLNAVGLLVQDLTLSYEYGNFSRDYLESSTGKIMQMVRHMSQTIDDFRNFFTPDKEKTEFHLEKVLRRTLALIDGSLNDKGITIELQAGAVPAVVGHPNEFSQVLLNIMNNAMDAFGERKVRAPRLKVVLSSHEERAVVTIADNAGGISEEVIDRIFEPYFTTKEQGKGTGIGLFMAKNIVEKSMNGSLTVRNTGEGAEFRIEV